From Triticum urartu cultivar G1812 chromosome 2, Tu2.1, whole genome shotgun sequence, a single genomic window includes:
- the LOC125539721 gene encoding proteinaceous RNase P 1, chloroplastic/mitochondrial-like: protein MGTFDAAVFGLDAAPDLRLAAHQYNQLLHLLASADGAVFPVHPATAARRVFAGMLEARAPPSEATITSLACIVAADAEGAYEAFRLLSSMGQKYGLALRLRSYSPVLAAFRRAGEAGKAYAVEAHMAASVASP from the coding sequence ATGGGAACCTTCGACGCGGCCGTCTTCGGCCTGGACGCGGCGCCTGACCTCCGCCTCGCCGCGCACCAGTACAACCAGCTCCTCCACCTGCTCGCCTCCGCGGACGGCGCCGTCTTCCCCGTCCACCCGGCCACCGCCGCGCGCCGCGTGTTCGCCGGCATGCTAGAGGCCAGGGCGCCCCCGTCCGAGGCCACCATCACTTCGCTCGCCTGCATCGTCGCTGCAGATGCCGAGGGCGCCTACGAAGCCTTCAGGCTCCTCTCCTCCATGGGGCAGAAGTACGGCCTCGCGCTGCGCCTCCGGTCCTACAGCCCCGTGCTTGCCGCGTTCCGGCGCGCCGGGGAGGCTGGCAAGGCATACGCGGTCGAGGCCCACATGGCGGCCTCCGTTGCATCGCCGTAA